The sequence TATTAAATCTTAGCATCATTAGATAAAATGGTGAGAATTATACTCATTAACACTAATCCTAACAAATGAATTTCACAACTTTGTTAATCAAGGAGTGAATTATCtaaaacaagaagaaagaaagatgaatGAATCAAGAGTCAGAGAGCAGTTGAAGGGTAGGCATTGATGTTTCAGCTAAGAATGATTTGATGAGTGTTAAAGCAAGTTTAGGTCTATGAAGAGGAACTTCATGCCCCGCTCCCCTCACCACGACAAACGTAAGTCCCTCGTATTCTTCTGTCCATCCGCCAACCTCTCCATCATCATACCAAGCATGCCAAGGCTTTGTCGTCCGAAGATTCAGAGCATCTATATTATATCGTGTCGATGTTACTGGGAATACAGCGTCTGTATCACCACTGCCAAAAATGCAAACCAAGAATTGTAGTTAAAATGaacatcataaaaaaaatatcgaaGTAATTCAGCTGCAGCACGCGAAGATACCTGAACATCCATATACGAAGTCCTGATTTTATGAGCTCACGATATATATCCAGCACCGTAATAGAAGAATCTTTCCAGGTGCTATTCACAACATCACTGCATTGTAGGTATATGCAATTCTTATATGCAACATTTTGAGAATTAAAATTTCCTATCTTCTCTAATGATATCATACCTGCAGATCTCCCATTTTGAAGGTGAAAAATCTGGTGAAACATGTAGTGCCTTCTGAACCTCAGGCAAATTGAAGTACACAATGGAGTGCTCCTCAGTGCAAGGATCATACTTCTCACTGATGCGACCGATCCTCTGTCGTATAACATTGCATTTGCATGCATGATTTTATTATCTTATGATACATAAATTTTCCTACAATAAGTTCTATAATGCACAAAAAGTAGGAACACAGACCAACAGGAAAATTTTAACCATCACCAATACAATCAAAACCCGGCAGAAATTTTCCTCGGAGACTCTAAAGACGATCATTTTAGTCACTGATAATGACTATAGTATCTGACCAAAACCAAATGACTAAGAGCATTACATATATGAAACCTGGACTATTTTGATTTTGACATTTTTAGCCCCTAAACTTAACTGTTCCTCAAAATTTGATCATTGATAGGCGAATCTATTAGCAGTGTATCACACACATTGTTAAATGGCGTGTGGTCAACCTGCATTGTTCAATGAAGTACAAAGCAAAAATGACAAATTATGCCAACTATAGAGAAAGAAACAGCTAATTATATTTAGAACTTGAAACTACAATCCTATAAGCAGAACTGGAGAAAAGCCAGGGATCGAAAAGCTTTTGTTTTTGTTCAGATTACACTGGTAGAGGTTGCCATAAATCAAGAAGTAGATTGTATACAACAAATTTTAGATGATACTTATGGAATCACTAATGGAGAATAAAAAGAATATTGtttagaaaatattttttaccaGAATATTGACTTACATGCATCTTTCTGAGCAACCGAGCAGATCCGGTTGCATTGGCAGTGCAAAGAGGAGTGTATATGCTATATTGGTCAATGTCACCAAGTTCTTCACTGGCAATGTCTAGAATCTCATTACAAGAATCTGAAGGGTGGACAAAGGATTGAAAATCACAAAGAAGATTAAGTTTCTTGTATGTTTGATCAGATATCATGCCAGCTGACCACATAAATAGAAAAAGCCCCAAATGATCATGGTAATCATCAGTTAAAGCATTTCCCACCTGCATATGAATTACATGTTCATATCTGTCTTAATTTCACTGATTTAAATTTACAGGTAAACATGTTATTCAAGAATAGTCTGTGTCCATACCATATAACCCTTCAAATTAATCGCCGCCTTCTTTTCTGCCTTGTTGTGCCTTACAATGGCTTGACTTAATTGAGGAACATAGTGTCCTATAACACAAACCTTTGATATTTAGAACCATAATGCAAGTTCGTAACCGAATGCGAATGCTTAAAAAGAAATATGAATATGCTTCAACTTAGGAAAGAAGGATAAGATGAAATGATCAGCTACCTGCATAGCTTTCCCCGGTGATATAGAATTTCCTTCCTTTATACTGGGGAAAGCGCTCAAACCAATTCAGTAAAAATGTAAGTGAGTCTCTACCTGCAAGATGGATGCTACAGAGTAAGTGTAAGTGTACAACATAGCAATAATGGAGAAAAGCTTAAAGCAAGATCTTAAGTAGATAAAGTAGTACCAGTCTTTTTATCACCATTGTCCAACAAATCAGAGGAATTATTTGAATAGGAAAAACCAACTCCGACAGGGGAATCGAGAAACAGGATGTTTGCAACTGCAAAGCAGTAGCAGATGTGCTTAGATGTGATTCTTGGGTTATAATAATTGAATGAATTGGTAGTAGTATTTCAATCGCGAAAATTCTAAAACCCGAGTTTTGCAGCTGCTACTCCTAAAGCAGCATGATATTAGCAAGTTAACATCCCTTTGTGAATTGTACTTAAGCATGATATAGGTACATTTAATGAGCAAGATGTAAAGCACAAAGAGACAAACACAATTATATTCACAAACAAATgtgttagttcttaaaagaatGGTAGCAGATGCAAGAACAAGATCTGtataattctttcacaattgaATGTAATCAGCCATCGATCTAGGAAATGATTTTGAGTATGATGACATGACTTCAAATATGAAGAATCAACAATTCGTAACTCAAGTATAAGCAAATAATACCATAACTCCGATTTTGCAGCTTTCAGTTCATGTAACAAACTTGATTGAAGTGGAAAAGACCTCTAATCTCTTTAGCTGGATCTCAATTTGATTCTTAGTGTACGCAACAAACTTTAATTAGGATTGAGACCACTTATGGTTCTCTTGTTCAGATTAATACAACAGAAATTTTTATCACAACAACATGGATTCTCTGAATTTATCCAAGCGTTGTTTCAAATTAAAGTGCAAGTTAGTAAGTACCTTTATTCCAAGAGTAAGGATTCTCATAAAGGGTCTTCCCATCCGGGCGGATACGAAAGGGGCCTATTTCCTCTGCCTCCCCATAGGCAATGGAGGAGCATCCAGGTCCTGAAGCAACATAATTGGGTCAGAAATGAATCAAAACAACTCtgaacaaaaaggaaaaaggacaAAAAGTATCACATAAATTCCCTTGCACAAAGAAATTTTCAGTTAAGGTAGTTCTGTTTGTTACTAAGAAAGCCAAAAAAGCCTTGagataaaaacataaaaatagacAATCTTTAATCTCTAAACCAACCTGGAAGACAAAAAGAATATTCATTATAAGGAACAGTACATAAAGTAATCCTAATGATAAACTgtaattaaaacattaaaacatcaAAAGCAGACACAGAAAGTATTGATTAAAAGGTAAGATTAGACCTCCATTGAGCCAAAGAACAAGGGGCTTAGAATCAGGATCTTCAACAGCCTCAATTAGCCAATAGAAAAGAGCTCTACCAGATTCTTGATTGACAGTAACATAACCAGAAAAGTGTGCAAAGCTAATATTAAAACTTTGACCAGGCAGCTGAAGAACCCTTTCAAGCTCTTGCTGGGCAAACGGGTTAGTTAAACAAGTACCCACATAAAAACACAAGGAGAATAAGAGAATAATCGAACTCTGAAGAGGATCCATTAATAAAGCTCAGTTCTTTAGTACCATGACTGAAAAATTACAAGTGTATGGTGATGGGGTTTTATTAAAAAGAAGAGGGGCAATAATTAGACGGTGTTGCCTCCATGAAATGAGTGAAAGAATGAGGGATGGTGATGGTCCAGCAAAACCAACCTTtctgtttttttcttctttttgtttcaACTGGCGTCTCACGTGGAAATTATTGTTATTTGTTCGTTAAGTGTCGTACCAACAAAATATCCTTTTTCTTTccttatgaaaaaaaaaatcaatttaccTTTCAGTTTTAGAATTTTAGCTGCTAATTTATGGTacaatttgaaatttttaattaaaataagggATAAAATACACCTAACGttaaaaaatggtacaattaaggATTAAACGTGATAACTTAGTCCAATTTTAACCAAACTAACACATCTTCTTTGACACTGTTAAAATTTATGTTTACCAGTAATAATTGTTCTTTAtaccttcatcatcttcatccaTATCCATCTATGAAAgcctaaaaaatccaaaatctAATTGTGTCCATGAGATTTTTCAAATCTGTTAATTCATCCTATCCTCTTATCGATTTAACTGAACTTTTTTCCAACTTGATTCACTTCCTTTTCATACAGTTCACTTTTTTCCAATCTGCTAATTTCACCTTCAGCTATGTGATTGCAGGTCTTTGCGCCATGGTTAGTGATGATCTTCAACCAGAAGGGTTCAATATGAAATGGGCATGGTAATTGACAAAAAATGTCCAATTGAAGGCTCATACATAAAAGAAAATCTTGATTGTAAAAAAAGCAATGAGGATCTTCCATTTTTATCAGGAACATTGATGCAGATAATTTTCTTAGGTTGAAACTAAATCAGCACTTATGATATCAGAGAATACCATAATTTTCAGAAGCACATACACTGGATTATGGACTTCATCGCAGCCTCCACGATATCTCTGTTACTACTTCCGGTAAATATTCCGCCATCGCCCAAAGACCTGCAACTATACAGATAAGGACGAAATCAGAGTGAATTTCATGGAAAGAAAAGGAATCAAAGTGAAAAAATAAATGGAGTGAAATCGACAAATGATGAGATGGGATGAAAGAATGATTAAGAGATTTGgggaaaaaaaattacacattgGATTTGGCATTCTTTACGTTTGAACAGATGAAGAAGGTGAGGGTATAAAggacaattatttttttttaattacattgAATCTATTAAACTGGAAAACAATTATTACAGGTAAACATAAATTTTAACAGTGTCAAATTAGACCAAGTTGTTAACGTTGAACCTttaaattgtaccatttttaaCATTAGGAGTATTATTGCTCTGGACGGTGTTctacgttaggggtatttttgtactttatcactttaaataaatttaaaatttgtgGAGAtatggtacaaaaatacccaTTATGTTTACATTcacgagcaattttacccttaaaatggtgcaaatttaccctaacgttggcaaccaatagcaattttacccctaacgttggaaagttgagtcaatttcagacatcattatacaacacacacacacatttTGTTCGTTATTCTAcactaattgcatatcagttgtttccaaaacaaaaattcatacttttttcaaatttaataattgaattagaggttaatatttttaaattcggtgaaatatttgaatttttttgtccaactcgtacaaaatacatcatttaaaaaaatcacttcttatcatatgtttgtgatctgttaataattagtgataaaataacaaatatatgaagtgtagatgacaagattcatgatcgagaagacaatttgatgaattatttctcaaattgactcaacttagcaacgttggggtaaaattgctctcaGATGCcaaagttaggggtaaaattccaccattttagacgttacatgtaaaattgctccttgctgtaaatgttagaggtatttttgcattttatcCCAAATTTGTatattaacataaaaaaaaaaattaaatcaaaggGTCATGTGTATACATATAAAGGCGGCTAGATAATTAAAAGTTTTAATTAAAAGATGATCCATCAAACGATTTCTGACAAGTCTCGAACTGAAAAATCGGACAAACTATTAAAAAAACACAATGtaaatcaaattaaagaacTGAAATACACCTTATCTCAATTTTTTTATACTTTGAAAGTATATAATGAGGTCTAAACAATTAAGTAGTTGCTTAGgctttcaaaaagaaaaagtagTTGCGTAGGGTATAATGAAAtaaagggctaattacaaatctagcccaactaaaagggtctatttacatatctaactcatTTGGCTTCTATCTcatcaaattagacactttcatccactttagacaagaatacccttatttcaattcaccttcttccttAGACTCTCAACGTCTTTTTCACCATCCCAAACCGACGAAAAGACagtggtttatagagagaagagattatgtttcgttcaacctttgaagaaTTAATGTCTATGGAAGAGGATTATGATggaaagctcaaaaaatgagaaaaaaaaaatataacaattgaactgctgcgatgtcgcatttgtgacgaatctGTCACAAATgtgacaagagttgtcgcatatGTGATAAGAgttgtcgcaaatgcgacaagagttatCGCATTTGCaacgaaatgcgacaactgttgtcgcaAATGCGATAAGAGTTATCGCATTtacgacgaaatgcgacaactgttgttgcatttgtgacgaatAGCGACAaatttcatcacaaatgcgacaacaatggaggaaaatggtgaaaaatagaggaaattgaaacgatatcattacagatgaagaaagaggcaagaccaacgagaaaagtaggcatataagctaaaaacataccatttctatgggaaattgaacataatacgtcaataatctcaaaaatcgctacgattggtatcagaaattgaagaagaataacttgaaacgaagaagaagaataagaaaaagaagaagcagGAGCAGATCGATCGATCGAATAGAAcaaaggataattttgttcaaagtggttgaaagtgtctaatttgatgAGATAGAAGTAAAgtgagttagatatgtaaatgacccCTCTttgttgggctagatttgtaattagccctgaaataaaacacatatattagtTAAGGTTGTATTGAGTGGTTAATGGTCTTAAATCGCTTAAATTAGAGATCTTGAATTCGAATCTTAATGTACTAACAAAACTTTAATTGGATAGAATCCACCTAAAGGTATCAGACGAATCTCGAATCAAGAAAtcacataaattataaaaataatagaatacattttatattttatagaaGGCAAAAACACACTATGAAACTTAACTTTTATGGTTTAATTCTTTCGGATTAAATCATTGAGTTTTTACgggtttttaaattatatatatatattaagcttTTCATTAACTTTATTGGTTAAGTTAACGAAAAGTGTTagaaattaatataagatctataatAGGTTTTAACTATTGTAGGGCCCACGAGTTCATCAACAGCTccaccattagtatgatattgtccgctttgggccaAGCCCGCACGGATTTGTTTTTGGGGTCCTTCCCAAAAGGCCTCATACTAATGTAGTTGGTGAACATCTTTTTAAACTATGTAACTCCTTTGTATCTTTCCGATGTGGAACTTGAGATGTATACCCAACAGCTATAACCTTAAATATTTGGTTTAAACAATTGGACCAAATAGTTAAGGGTTCGAGTGCTGATAACTTCATTACTTAcgaaattaaaaacaaatggagtgtaatataagatctatgatcaTACCTTATAACTATCAGCTTAAACTTTTGGTTCAAAGTtacaaatatttattatttgtttacctttttaaataaaaagatTTATAAATCTACCATCAAACTACTACATAAAAAAGAATGGACAAAACTCTACACTTCCTAATTAGACATAAAATCAATCGTTTTAGCTAGAGTATGAGCGACTTGATTCGTGAATCGTTTTATCTAACAAACAACGCAACTTCCTAAATCATTGGCTAAGGATTTACAATCTTCAACAAGTAATGATGTCGTGTAATATGTGCAGCCTTCTAGAGCCTACTTGGATCACCTGAAATGGAAGTAACACCTAGTTACAGAAGAGCCGGTGTCCGACAAACCCGTTCTTATGATTAAGTTAGCAAAAGTTGAAAGAAGATCGAAGACAATATTAATAGTGGTGATTGTGATGTTTACTTACCCCTGTTAGGGATAACTATCGTACTCCTGAAAATGTACTCTAATGACTCACTAGACATGTGTCCATCTTCGATTGGCTCTGCAAACTTCAGACTGTAGTGATGTCAGGTAGTGCACCCTGCCACATAGCAAGCGTGCTGTCAGGTGCCATCGTTCGATTGGTCCTAAGGCCTTCAGGCCATTATGGCGTCAGGTGGCGTGCCCTGTTATACAACAGTTGTCCTTTGTGTAACCACCTCCTACAATCCAAAGGCTCTCATTCCTTCATCATATGGATACCAAGGTTGTAGAAAACGTTAGACACTAGTCGGACGTATATGGCCCTTGAGGATTAATCCGTGATTAATTAGGGATTAATCATATatgtatttttgtaatttttatttgttaattaataaattgttatataaattcaattaaaatatgtattatacaacctaaaaataataatataaaattatttaatatagaaaaatatgtatatttgtaacatatatctttaaaaatgtcCAAACATCAAAATTTGTggattataataaagaaaaaataaattcacaataaaaaatgtttttgttcatCGTCTCTTAGGCGGTCTAGGCGGCCTAAGCGGAGCCTAGACAGTTAAAAATCGCCTAGAGACCAAAAAACGCCTAAAGGGTAATCGGAGAAAATCAGGATGAATTCTCGATTTCGATCGCCTAGGCGGACTTGGTTTTGAATAGTGACGGATACTTAGACGGACGGTGGATAGAAAGTATTATTCGCATGTTTAGGGAATATTCCTTACTTCGGATCGGATGGTTCCTACGAATTTTACTGATCTGAAGGCTAACATTGATCCGCATGTAAGAGGAattttttatgaatattctTTAGTGTCAAGAAAATTTAATTGTTGACCTGAAGCATCTTTGTATAAACAGAGACAAGAACGAATAACTTCAATTTCTCCAGAAGAGAAAATCTAGCGactttaaaatttatatatatatatttcaagtTTCTATAaagattaattaaatttaaattaatctaatcaaactttctttcttgcaatcTTGTAGGTTCACCTAATATTGGCAATGACCCCGAAGCTAGTTTCTGATCCATAAATCGTGAGTGGATTCTAGCAAGTCATTACGACTACCAAAAATAGATGAATGTCAAATATAAGTTAATATATGTCTATTTTAATCTAACATGATCTGTTGCTTTGTGATATCCGATCTAACATGAGACATCGTACTACCACCCTCATTCTATGCTCGGACTTCCCTTGATGTTGAAGTGAGCTGATTAATTCAAATGAACAATAACTcgtattacctcatttgaatgTTTCCACACACTTCTCACTTCCACTAATCAAGTGACCAATAATACATGTTCTCTCTCAATGAGAGTAGCAATTCCCTCACTTTAATCATAGTATGTCCCCATATTTGGTACCTTGTTACTGGTCTGTTATTCATACATCAAAGCACATTGTGTCACATCTAGGAATCATAGTATTTCGGGTCGAAGGATTCACATATTGTGTCTATCAAGGAGTcatagtttataatatcgatatcaaatggtaaaaaacATTGAGAGAACTACAAGGTCTCTGCATCTTTTGACTGTTGATAATGCTGTTTTAGTTAGggacagtaatggtttgctagaatcCACCTACTATATATGGATTGTAAATTGACTGCTAACTAAGGACAgacccataggatcgtgcataTAAGACATCTGAGTTGGAATTTATAGAATGGTAAATTGgaaagatgaaattaattaattgatagtaaaatgtcaaggtaataaattaattgttaattgttACTTTGCATCAAGGTAACCAATTAATAGATTTAGGAGTTaagtatataattaattaattatcttgcatgatctaattaattaatttataaattaataaaattacattcagtaaataattaattgaattaatgCATCAATTTATTAATTGGTGTGATGTATTTTATTGggataattatatttaatctgattataattaattgcataatataaaaccaaaagaaaatgaCTTTGTGCAATTTAACTccccaagttttttttttttaaacaaaaatctATTTATTCAATATCAGAAAAATCCTTACATAAAACATTTTCCAACCAAGAAGGGATCACAAAAGACATAAAAGAATTAGCATTGGAACGAGCATTTCGAGCAATCGCATGAGCTGCACCATTCGCTAATCTAGAAACATAATTAACCTTTGCTCGGTGTTGTAAAATTTCTAAACAATCCTGTATAATCTCTCAAATTCCGTATATCTTCGCACTTTGTTATTAATAGCCTGCACAGCCAATTGAGCATCTAATTCGAATTCAACATTATTAAGACCCAAAGAAAGTACCCATGTCAAACCTTCACACAGCGCAATAGCTTCAATAATCTGGACATCCATAATCCCGGGAAAAATTTGGCTATGAAGAGCGAGAAGTGATCCATCATCTATCCGAATAATCACTCAGATTCCACACTGCTCTTCATCCCGGAACAACGCCGCATCCGAATTACACTTGAACTTCCCAGGACCTGGAAGAGTCCACCTGCTGATGAGCAAAGCTGCTGCATTTCTTCCCTGCGGGTACACCTGAATTGATCGTGTCTGTGCCGCGATCCAGTCATCCAGGAATTGACGTGAAATACAAATAGCCCTGGCCGGTGTATCAACGAATCCCTACCAAACCTTGTAATTTCTTTGACGCCAAATAGACCAGAGGACCAAACTAGCAGAGACAATTTCCGCATCTGATCGATTTAAACAAATATGGCACAACCAATCCTTAATTGTCTCCCACTCCTCTCCTAGTCTAGTCTGACCCGCCTCAGACCAACATTCTTGTGCATAAGAACATCCTGAAAACAGATGCCAACTATGCTCCATCCATGTCAAGATTACAGAGAGCGTAGATCCCAGTGACTTGACCTGATCGACTACGCAACTGTATTCCAGTAGGAAGAATTTTATTGTAGATTTTCcataggattttttttttttatcttaacaGGTAAACGAAGCATCCAAAATCTTCCTCCAATACTCCTCCAAAGGTTGAGCGAGTGGCAATGCTTGCCGGACATGGTATCTCGACTTTACAGTATACAATCCAAATTTAGAGTGATGCCAAACCAATTTATCCATCCGAGCACCGCTAGCCAGAACAATACTACCAATTTTACTAGCCTcctaatcataaaaaaaaaaaaaaaaaagctaattttacCTAGTCCCATAATCGAGTGCCATGTATCATTAAATCCGCCACTTTCAAGTTGGAGAGACTATCATCATGAACCGACAAAGGCCTAAACTGCACAAGATCAGGTACCCAGGGATCGCTCCAAACAGAAACATCAGTAGCCGTTCCGATTCGCCACCGATGACCGGGTTTAAGCGTATCAATAGAAGCCCAAACACTTCTCCAAATATAACTGGGGTTGCCCAATTTGGAGGATAAAAAGTCACAATGATGATAATATTTTGCTTTGAGCCGACTAATTTCATGCAATAGTTTAGCAGGTGGCTGATATAATAATCAAATAGAAAACTTGAAATAATCAACAAGACGAactaaaaattaagaaaatgcCATGTCAGCAGCTTGATAAGGTCAACCAAATAGATATAATTTCAAGGAATTTTTCCCTATAATTACTTATTAGTACATTAATCAACACCTCAAgtgtttttaatatatacacAAACAATCCCTAACAGCTATCATTCTCATTACAGTTGAAGCTACAATGGCATCAATCAGTTTAAGTTTCTCAGCTATTTGCTTCACTTGTGCCACACAGCCTTTCAGGGCAATTAATATTCTTCTAGCTCCTCTCAACTTCAATTTGATGATATTTAGTCCATATATTATGGTTCAAATTCAGCTCAATTTATTAAACGTGCATCACATCATACAGTGAACACAGCATACAGCGTACAGTGTTGTTAAACGTGCATCACATCATACAGCATGTTAAATGCTGCTGCATCTCATCTGATGTGTCAAATCGTGTCATTTAACAGCCCATGTGATGCATGCTTGATGGTACCCATGTGATGCATGCTTGATGATACCATGTCTAAGAGGGGTTCAAGTACAGGTGCTAAATATCACCAAATTGAATTCGAGCAAGGGGAATCTGATATCAGTATTTGTAAATTGCATCAACAAAATTGCTTAACAAGAAGTTCTTTTTTACACTTTAACTTATCATCCAGCTGAAGGGGTTGCTCTTGTTACCAGAAAGTAGTTATTGTATATAGACCAGATCAGACCAGACCCTGTATGTTTGCTTGCTTTTCCTTGTTAATTCAGCTATCGATGAACATGATATCCTCCTTTGATATATGCATCTTTCCTTTGTCTCGTTTACCGTTACTTTGTGTCCGGTCTGGTTGACCACGCTGacaaaaacataaattattCTTATTACCTCACAAACTTGTAAGAATTTAGCACCTGCTACTGCATATTTTATTCAAGGGTAGACCATCCCTGAACTCTTCCAGTAATTTTCAATTTatt comes from Euphorbia lathyris chromosome 8, ddEupLath1.1, whole genome shotgun sequence and encodes:
- the LOC136203032 gene encoding serine carboxypeptidase II-2-like produces the protein MDPLQSSIILLFSLCFYVGTCLTNPFAQQELERVLQLPGQSFNISFAHFSGYVTVNQESGRALFYWLIEAVEDPDSKPLVLWLNGGPGCSSIAYGEAEEIGPFRIRPDGKTLYENPYSWNKVANILFLDSPVGVGFSYSNNSSDLLDNGDKKTGRDSLTFLLNWFERFPQYKGRKFYITGESYAGHYVPQLSQAIVRHNKAEKKAAINLKGYMVGNALTDDYHDHLGLFLFMWSAGMISDQTYKKLNLLCDFQSFVHPSDSCNEILDIASEELGDIDQYSIYTPLCTANATGSARLLRKMHRIGRISEKYDPCTEEHSIVYFNLPEVQKALHVSPDFSPSKWEICSDVVNSTWKDSSITVLDIYRELIKSGLRIWMFSGDTDAVFPVTSTRYNIDALNLRTTKPWHAWYDDGEVGGWTEEYEGLTFVVVRGAGHEVPLHRPKLALTLIKSFLAETSMPTLQLLSDS